The following proteins come from a genomic window of Oncorhynchus mykiss isolate Arlee chromosome 19, USDA_OmykA_1.1, whole genome shotgun sequence:
- the LOC118941381 gene encoding uncharacterized protein LOC118941381, whose protein sequence is MHSLRQIQSRGPQARVGQQSTYGADYKPPSDRHLRLFRLHAEPSCTTHQKLADMWAQYYRQCFQTITNGPQNPAFAFTQKGRTVRAATLDSESFSKIQVERTAPPEKGQSQIPPQRSSSDSGERRSVSPSLSSTSVHNSLPSRPARKEAWTHATGDPALGVTTTPKDMVELPHIGSGEGSDGELPLQVERLRAEQFRQDMTHSSRLEGQINQRIATQSNLMHLGLPFNGVTTYSQSYTHWDNPSTLRGPQCILPEATLNWRAWVSEYQDRYQGPDRYVPGQRKPPSGLKEPCTAEYQPGAHTADQTRGHICSEYQRHFTKKNYPGLSRPKTSPAYRQRQLT, encoded by the exons ATGCACTCTTTAAGGCAAATTCAG tctcggGGCCCTCAGGCCAGAGTGGGGCAGCAAAGCACCTATGGGGCTGACTACAAGCCCCCCAGTGATCGGCACCTCAGGCTGTTCAGGCTGCATGCAGAGCCGTCTTGCACCACACACCAGAAG ttggCGGATATGTGggctcagtactacagacagtgTTTCCAGACCATTACCAACGGCCCACAGAACCCCGCCTTTGCCTTCACTCAG AAGGGGAGAACAGTGAGGGCAGCTACGTTGGACAGTGAGAGTTTCAGTAAGATCCAAGTGGAAAGGACAGCTCCTCCAGAGAAGGGGCAGAGCCAGATACCACCACAGCGTTCGAGCTCCGACTCTGGGGAACGAaggtcggtctctccctctctctcctcaacctcaGTCCATAACTCCCTCCCGTCCCGCCCTGCCAGGAAAGAGGCATGGACACATGCAACAGGGGACCCGGCACTGGGGGTCACAACGACACCCAAGGACATGGTGGAGCTGCCTCACATcggcagtggagaag GAAGTGATGGGGAGCTCCCGCTGCAGGTGGAGCGGTTAAGGGCGGAGCAGTTCCGTCAGGACATGACCCACTCATCTAGGCTGGAAGGCCAGATCAACCAGCGCATAGCCACCCAGTCTAACCTCATGCACCTAG GGCTGCCATTCAACGGTGTGACCACCTACAGCCAGAGTTACACACACTGGGACAACCCGTCCACACTGAGAGGCCCGCAGTGCATCCTGCCTGAAGCCACACTCAACTG GAGGGCCTGGGTGTCAGAGTACCAGGACCGGTACCAGGGCCCTGATCGCTACGTCCCTGGGCAGAGGAAGCCCCCTAGCGGCCTGAAGGAGCCCTGCACCGCCGAGTACCAGCCTGGTGCCCACACCGCAGACCAGACCCGAGGACACATCTGCTCGGAGTATCAGAGGCACTTCACTAAGAAG AACTACCCTGGCCTGTCCAGACCCAAGACCAGCCCTGCGTACAGACAGAGACAACTGACCTAA
- the LOC110534582 gene encoding polyadenylate-binding protein-interacting protein 2B isoform X3, translating to MPEPAEMNSPEMAKTPGGSSAPGKENVANGHKEGEVGNNNNPFADYMWMENEEDYNRQVEEELLEQEFLERCFQEMLEEEDQDWFIPARDLAPGVGQIQQQLNGLSVSNGNADELARKSSLNPEAKEFVPGMKY from the exons ATGCCAG AGCCTGCGGAGATGAACAGTCCTGAGATGGCGAAAACACCAGGCGGCAGCAGTGCCCCCGGGAAAGAGAACGTGGCCAACGGGCacaaggagggagaggtgggcaacaacaacaaccccTTCGCTGACTACATGTGGATGGAGAACGAGGAGGATTACAACAGACAG GTGGAGGAGGAGCTTCTGGAACAGGAGTTCTTAGAACGCTGTTTCCAGGAAATGCTGGAAGAGGAGGATCAGGATTGGTTCATCCCCGCCAGAGACCTTGCCCCTGGGGTGGGGCAGATTCAGCAACAGCTCAACGGGCTATCTGTCTCCAATGGCAACGCAGATGAACTCGCG CGCAAGAGCAGCTTGAACCCAGAGGCGAAGGAGTTTGTTCCGGGAATGAAATACTAG
- the LOC110534582 gene encoding polyadenylate-binding protein-interacting protein 2B isoform X2 — translation MLVPEPAEMNSPEMAKTPGGSSAPGKENVANGHKEGEVGNNNNPFADYMWMENEEDYNRQVEEELLEQEFLERCFQEMLEEEDQDWFIPARDLAPGVGQIQQQLNGLSVSNGNADELARKSSLNPEAKEFVPGMKY, via the exons ATGCTAGTTCCAG AGCCTGCGGAGATGAACAGTCCTGAGATGGCGAAAACACCAGGCGGCAGCAGTGCCCCCGGGAAAGAGAACGTGGCCAACGGGCacaaggagggagaggtgggcaacaacaacaaccccTTCGCTGACTACATGTGGATGGAGAACGAGGAGGATTACAACAGACAG GTGGAGGAGGAGCTTCTGGAACAGGAGTTCTTAGAACGCTGTTTCCAGGAAATGCTGGAAGAGGAGGATCAGGATTGGTTCATCCCCGCCAGAGACCTTGCCCCTGGGGTGGGGCAGATTCAGCAACAGCTCAACGGGCTATCTGTCTCCAATGGCAACGCAGATGAACTCGCG CGCAAGAGCAGCTTGAACCCAGAGGCGAAGGAGTTTGTTCCGGGAATGAAATACTAG
- the LOC110534582 gene encoding polyadenylate-binding protein-interacting protein 2B isoform X1 has product MTLASKPAEMNSPEMAKTPGGSSAPGKENVANGHKEGEVGNNNNPFADYMWMENEEDYNRQVEEELLEQEFLERCFQEMLEEEDQDWFIPARDLAPGVGQIQQQLNGLSVSNGNADELARKSSLNPEAKEFVPGMKY; this is encoded by the exons ATGACACTAGCAAGTA AGCCTGCGGAGATGAACAGTCCTGAGATGGCGAAAACACCAGGCGGCAGCAGTGCCCCCGGGAAAGAGAACGTGGCCAACGGGCacaaggagggagaggtgggcaacaacaacaaccccTTCGCTGACTACATGTGGATGGAGAACGAGGAGGATTACAACAGACAG GTGGAGGAGGAGCTTCTGGAACAGGAGTTCTTAGAACGCTGTTTCCAGGAAATGCTGGAAGAGGAGGATCAGGATTGGTTCATCCCCGCCAGAGACCTTGCCCCTGGGGTGGGGCAGATTCAGCAACAGCTCAACGGGCTATCTGTCTCCAATGGCAACGCAGATGAACTCGCG CGCAAGAGCAGCTTGAACCCAGAGGCGAAGGAGTTTGTTCCGGGAATGAAATACTAG